A region of Pan troglodytes isolate AG18354 chromosome 23, NHGRI_mPanTro3-v2.0_pri, whole genome shotgun sequence DNA encodes the following proteins:
- the TUG1 gene encoding taurine up-regulated 1 has translation LEEALARPPPLPGLVGRRNGRAVDRAIGWRLFLLLWHPALGAQARPPRRAPGGRWRSRRVFLLVRRTRAAAYAFAIRRGVVRVVGGGGQLLRPAPGEAAAAAAAGFGAAGEAGVAGAGLEAWRHPSGPARTQLGGQEGAGGWLVVGFLLCLFLLMPP, from the coding sequence CTCGAAGAAGCCCTGGCGCGCCCTCCCCCCCTCCCGGGTCTGGTAGGGCGAAGGAACGGGCGTGCGGTCGATCGAGCGATCGGTTGGCggctctttctcctgctctggcaTCCAGCTCTTGGGGCGCAGGCCCGGCCGCCGCGGCGCGCGCCCGGTGGCCGTTGGCGCTCGCGCCGCGTCTTTCTTCTCGTACGCAGAACTCGGGCGGCGGCCTATGCGTTTGCGATTCGACGAGGAGTCGTCCGGGTGGTCGGCGGTGGCGGGCAGCTGCTCCGCCCCGCTCcgggggaggcggcggcggcagcggccgCGGGATTTGGAGCGGCCGGGGAGGCGGGGGTGGCCGGGGCCGGCTTGGAGGCCTGGCGCCACCCTTCGGGGCCTGCAAGGACCCAGTTGGGGGGGCAGGAGGGGGCCGGAGGATGGTTGGTTGTGGGATTTCTACTTTGCCTTTTCCTCCTTATGCCGCCTTAG